One Streptomyces hundungensis DNA segment encodes these proteins:
- a CDS encoding helix-turn-helix domain-containing protein — translation MPEPTAQPTQPTPPTPPIALAALLARADLGLRQIAGPPDATIRWVHTTEMADPYPYLLGGELLMTAGVQLGDPELYVSRVVAAGAAALGFGVAPVYDAVPPALVEACARHGLPLLEVPPQTTFSGVARAVWLLMARAREDELRRVSEAQRALAAAASRPDPVRGVLRVLAGRLGGWAALMTPEGVVLDAAGGAPSAVVGVGVEGLVRVVSPSADGEDRRPNSAPPAFEERGSGGRAPGAPTGPRPTNAPPEGLGRGRGGENPPKAPAHAHPLTATDTLGDTHLAAYALAETTGTALAIATPHRAPGDHTIAGVAAVLLALLTAGRPGADEAARSAALVRMVLGGAPGDLAALLGEGPWVVVHARGQGAPPDLGTPLVDAAGQTVRALAPADREVTTHPGWTLGVSAPAALDGLAVADLQAARALERAEATRTPLARHRAAGFGALLDPEEAAAYARELLAPLSGPLRATLRTWLSLHGSWDRSAVALGVHRNTVRQRIGRCAALLGTDLDDMDVRTELWLALRSAEAHSGQCR, via the coding sequence ATGCCGGAACCCACCGCCCAGCCGACCCAGCCCACACCTCCCACCCCTCCCATCGCCCTTGCCGCGCTGCTGGCCCGCGCCGACCTGGGGCTGCGGCAGATCGCCGGGCCGCCGGACGCCACCATCCGCTGGGTGCACACCACGGAGATGGCCGACCCGTACCCGTATCTGCTCGGCGGGGAGCTGCTCATGACGGCGGGGGTCCAGCTCGGCGACCCCGAGCTGTATGTGTCCCGGGTCGTGGCGGCGGGCGCGGCGGCGCTGGGCTTCGGGGTGGCGCCGGTGTACGACGCGGTGCCGCCCGCCCTGGTGGAGGCGTGCGCCCGGCACGGCCTGCCGCTCCTTGAGGTGCCGCCGCAGACGACGTTCTCCGGGGTGGCGCGGGCGGTGTGGCTGCTCATGGCCCGGGCCCGCGAGGACGAGCTGCGCCGCGTGAGCGAGGCCCAGCGGGCGCTGGCCGCGGCGGCGTCCCGCCCCGACCCGGTGCGGGGGGTTCTTCGGGTGCTGGCCGGGCGGCTCGGGGGGTGGGCCGCCCTGATGACCCCGGAGGGGGTGGTGCTCGATGCGGCGGGGGGTGCGCCCTCGGCTGTGGTGGGGGTGGGGGTGGAGGGGCTGGTGCGGGTGGTGTCGCCTTCGGCGGACGGCGAGGACAGGCGACCCAACTCGGCCCCTCCGGCGTTTGAGGAGCGGGGGTCTGGGGGTAGGGCCCCCGGCGCTCCCACCGGGCCGCGGCCGACGAACGCACCCCCGGAGGGTCTCGGGAGGGGGCGGGGTGGGGAGAACCCGCCGAAGGCGCCCGCGCACGCGCACCCCCTCACCGCCACCGACACCCTCGGCGACACCCACCTCGCCGCCTACGCCCTCGCCGAGACCACGGGAACCGCCCTCGCGATCGCCACCCCGCACCGCGCCCCCGGCGACCACACCATCGCCGGCGTCGCGGCCGTCCTCCTCGCGCTGCTCACCGCCGGACGGCCCGGCGCGGACGAGGCCGCCCGTTCGGCCGCACTGGTGCGCATGGTGCTGGGCGGCGCCCCGGGGGACCTGGCAGCGCTGCTCGGCGAAGGGCCCTGGGTCGTCGTGCACGCCCGGGGTCAAGGGGCCCCGCCCGATCTCGGAACCCCCCTGGTCGACGCGGCCGGGCAGACCGTACGCGCCCTCGCACCCGCCGACCGCGAGGTCACGACGCACCCCGGCTGGACCCTCGGCGTCAGCGCCCCTGCCGCGCTCGACGGCCTGGCGGTCGCCGACCTCCAGGCGGCCCGCGCCCTGGAGCGCGCCGAGGCGACCCGAACCCCGCTCGCCCGGCACCGCGCCGCCGGGTTCGGCGCACTGCTCGACCCGGAGGAGGCCGCCGCGTACGCCCGCGAACTCCTCGCCCCGCTGAGCGGCCCGCTGCGCGCCACCTTGCGCACCTGGCTCTCGCTGCACGGGAGTTGGGACCGCAGCGCGGTGGCGCTCGGGGTGCACCGCAACACCGTCCGCCAGCGGATCGGCCGCTGCGCCGCGCTGCTCGGCACCGATCTCGACGACATGGACGTACGTACCGAACTCTGGCTGGCGCTCAGAAGTGCCGAGGCTCACTCTGGACAGTGCCGGTGA
- a CDS encoding acyl-CoA dehydrogenase family protein — protein sequence MRRTVFNEDHEAFRETLRAFIEAEVVPAYDEWFAQGIVPREFYYKLAELGIFGIRVDEEFGGAGIDSYKFEAVMYEETARAGVQFGGSGVHVLLGLPYIKMLATDEQKKRFLPKFVSGEEMWALAMTEPGTGSDLAGMKTTAKLSEDGTHYVLNGAKTFITGGVHADRVIVCARTDAPSAEDRRHGISLFAVDTKSEGYSVGRKLDKLGLKTSDTAELAFVDVKVPVEDLLGEENKGFYYLGHNLASERWGIAFGAYAQAKAAVRFASEYVRDRTVFGKPVASFQNTKFELAACQAEVDAAEAVADRALEALDAGELTPAEAASAKLFCTEVAHRVIDRCLQLHGGYGFMNEYPIARLYADNRVNRIYGGTSEIMKSIIAKNMGL from the coding sequence GTGCGCCGTACGGTATTCAACGAAGACCACGAGGCGTTCCGGGAGACCCTGCGCGCCTTCATCGAGGCCGAGGTCGTCCCGGCGTACGACGAGTGGTTCGCGCAGGGCATCGTGCCGCGCGAGTTCTACTACAAGCTCGCCGAGCTCGGCATCTTCGGCATCCGCGTGGACGAGGAGTTCGGCGGCGCCGGCATCGACTCGTACAAGTTCGAGGCCGTGATGTACGAGGAGACGGCCCGCGCGGGCGTCCAGTTCGGCGGCTCCGGCGTGCACGTGCTGCTCGGCCTGCCGTACATCAAGATGCTCGCCACCGACGAGCAGAAGAAGCGCTTCCTGCCGAAGTTCGTCTCCGGCGAGGAGATGTGGGCGCTCGCGATGACCGAGCCCGGCACCGGCTCCGACCTCGCGGGCATGAAGACCACCGCCAAGCTCTCCGAGGACGGCACGCACTACGTCCTCAACGGCGCCAAGACCTTCATCACCGGCGGCGTCCACGCCGACCGCGTGATCGTCTGCGCCCGCACCGACGCCCCCTCCGCCGAGGACCGCCGCCACGGCATCTCGCTGTTCGCGGTGGACACCAAGTCCGAGGGCTACTCGGTCGGCCGCAAGCTCGACAAGCTCGGCCTGAAGACCTCCGACACCGCCGAGCTGGCGTTCGTCGACGTGAAGGTGCCCGTCGAGGACCTGCTCGGCGAGGAGAACAAGGGCTTCTACTACCTCGGCCACAACCTCGCCTCCGAGCGCTGGGGCATCGCGTTCGGCGCGTACGCGCAGGCCAAGGCGGCCGTCCGGTTCGCCAGCGAGTACGTGCGGGACCGCACCGTCTTCGGCAAGCCGGTCGCCTCGTTCCAGAACACCAAGTTCGAACTGGCCGCCTGCCAGGCCGAGGTGGACGCCGCCGAGGCGGTCGCCGACCGCGCCCTCGAAGCCCTGGACGCGGGCGAGCTGACGCCGGCCGAGGCCGCCTCCGCGAAGCTGTTCTGCACCGAGGTCGCGCACCGCGTCATCGACCGCTGCCTCCAGCTGCACGGCGGCTACGGGTTCATGAACGAGTACCCGATCGCCCGTCTGTACGCCGACAACCGCGTGAACCGGATCTACGGCGGCACCAGCGAGATCATGAAGTCGATCATCGCCAAGAACATGGGCCTCTAG
- the speB gene encoding agmatinase, which translates to MSSNETPRGPIDSSRIPRYAGPATFARLPRLDEVGTADVAVVGVPFDSGVSYRPGARFGGNAIREASRLLRPYNPAQDASPFALAQVADAGDIAANPFNINEAVETIEAAADDLLGTGARMMTLGGDHTIALPLLRSVAKKHGPVALLHFDAHLDTWDTYFGAEYTHGTPFRRAVEEGILDTEALSHVGTRGPLYGKQDLTDDEKMGFGIVTSADVYRRGADEVADQLRQRIGDRPLYISIDIDCLDPAHAPGTGTPEAGGMTSRELLEILRGLASCNLVSADVVEVAPAYDHAEITSVAASHTAYELTTIMSRQIAASRA; encoded by the coding sequence ATGAGCAGCAACGAAACGCCGCGCGGTCCGATCGACTCGTCCCGCATCCCGCGGTACGCCGGACCCGCGACCTTCGCCCGGCTGCCCCGCCTCGACGAGGTCGGCACCGCCGATGTCGCCGTCGTCGGCGTGCCCTTCGACAGCGGGGTCTCCTACCGGCCCGGCGCCCGCTTCGGCGGCAACGCCATCCGCGAGGCCTCCCGCCTGCTGCGCCCGTACAACCCGGCGCAGGACGCCTCGCCCTTCGCGCTCGCCCAGGTCGCGGACGCCGGTGACATCGCGGCCAACCCGTTCAACATCAACGAGGCCGTCGAGACGATCGAGGCCGCCGCCGACGACCTGCTCGGCACCGGCGCCCGGATGATGACGCTCGGCGGCGACCACACCATCGCGCTGCCGCTGTTGCGTTCCGTCGCCAAGAAGCACGGCCCGGTCGCGCTGCTCCACTTCGACGCGCACCTCGACACCTGGGACACCTACTTCGGCGCCGAGTACACCCACGGCACCCCGTTCCGCCGGGCCGTCGAGGAGGGCATCCTCGACACCGAGGCGCTCTCCCACGTCGGCACCCGCGGCCCGCTCTACGGCAAGCAGGACTTGACCGACGACGAGAAGATGGGCTTCGGCATCGTCACCTCCGCCGATGTCTACCGGCGCGGCGCCGACGAGGTCGCCGACCAGCTCCGCCAGCGCATCGGCGACCGCCCGCTGTACATCTCCATCGACATCGACTGCCTCGACCCGGCCCACGCGCCCGGCACCGGCACCCCCGAGGCCGGCGGCATGACCTCGCGCGAGCTCCTGGAGATCCTGCGCGGCCTCGCCTCCTGCAACCTGGTCTCCGCCGACGTCGTCGAGGTCGCGCCGGCCTACGACCACGCCGAGATCACCAGCGTGGCCGCCTCGCACACCGCGTACGAGCTGACCACGATCATGTCCCGGCAGATCGCCGCGTCCCGCGCCTGA